The following coding sequences lie in one Haladaptatus sp. DJG-WS-42 genomic window:
- a CDS encoding HTH domain-containing protein codes for MSNQSATRLELYVRSLAPSVARKQQDRVIAQLKSLKDAAAIDEYTIEVWGKEVCATTEAARTDAGKQVLEKITEFETWAERNGRSLSSVFEVHEIDSAITGDQYTSIVLPLMVLAEYHDDDLIGVAPCAYEGVPVTIDEYLVTLDEQTDRPLIAAGQAGQ; via the coding sequence ATGAGCAACCAATCAGCGACTCGACTAGAGCTATACGTCCGCTCGCTCGCACCGAGTGTCGCACGCAAACAACAAGACCGCGTTATCGCACAGTTAAAGAGCCTCAAAGACGCCGCCGCTATCGATGAGTATACCATCGAAGTCTGGGGCAAGGAGGTGTGTGCCACCACCGAAGCCGCCCGCACCGACGCGGGCAAGCAGGTGCTTGAGAAAATAACCGAATTCGAGACGTGGGCAGAGCGAAACGGACGGTCACTCTCGTCGGTGTTCGAAGTCCACGAGATTGATTCTGCCATCACTGGCGACCAGTACACGAGCATCGTCCTACCGCTCATGGTGCTCGCAGAGTATCACGACGATGACCTCATCGGGGTTGCGCCGTGTGCTTACGAAGGCGTTCCTGTGACGATCGACGAGTATCTGGTGACGCTCGATGAACAAACAGACCGCCCCCTAATCGCAGCCGGGCAAGCCGGTCAGTAG
- a CDS encoding NAD(P)-dependent alcohol dehydrogenase, whose protein sequence is MRTVNAAVVTEPSGDFHIEELTLSEPRADEVLVRIVATGICPADAAVRKQHFSTPLPAVLGHEGAGVVEAVGENVTTVAPGDHVVLSFDHDRTCRNCRDGNPAYCSNLSAYNFAGVRGDTGTSPLQRDGDPVSLFFGQSSFATHSVVSARQVVAVPTDVPLELLGPLGCSVQTGSGAVLNSLDPAPGTSIAVFGVGAVGLSAVLGAVVAGCTKIIAVDRLQSRLEMAENFGATHTIHVAETTDFVETIRELTGDGVDFSLDTTSAPERIRQAVRATRETGTCGLLGGAPEEPEPTFELLPVLRGRRVRGISQGDSIPAVFIPRLIELYQQDRFPFDEFVTFYDFSDINRAFEDVADGRVIKPVLRIGDV, encoded by the coding sequence ATGAGAACGGTGAACGCGGCTGTCGTAACGGAGCCGTCGGGGGATTTCCACATCGAGGAACTCACCCTTTCCGAGCCGCGCGCAGACGAGGTGCTCGTGCGAATCGTCGCAACCGGCATCTGCCCTGCCGACGCCGCGGTGCGCAAGCAGCACTTTTCGACACCGCTTCCCGCCGTGCTCGGACACGAAGGCGCAGGCGTCGTCGAAGCCGTTGGCGAGAACGTGACGACGGTTGCACCGGGCGACCACGTGGTACTCAGTTTCGACCACGACCGGACGTGTCGGAACTGTCGGGACGGCAATCCGGCGTACTGCTCGAACCTTAGCGCGTACAATTTCGCGGGCGTCAGAGGAGACACTGGAACCTCACCACTCCAGAGAGACGGTGACCCTGTCAGCCTCTTTTTCGGGCAATCGTCGTTCGCTACGCACTCGGTTGTCAGCGCGCGACAGGTGGTCGCCGTTCCAACCGATGTTCCCCTCGAACTCCTCGGGCCGCTCGGGTGTTCCGTCCAGACGGGAAGTGGGGCGGTTCTCAACTCGCTCGACCCAGCCCCCGGCACATCGATTGCGGTGTTCGGGGTCGGTGCTGTCGGACTGAGTGCGGTGTTGGGGGCTGTCGTCGCGGGCTGTACGAAAATCATCGCCGTTGACCGCCTCCAAAGTCGGCTCGAAATGGCGGAAAACTTCGGTGCGACGCACACGATACACGTTGCGGAGACCACAGACTTCGTGGAGACGATTCGAGAACTGACCGGCGATGGTGTGGACTTTTCGTTAGATACGACCTCAGCACCGGAACGCATCCGTCAGGCAGTCCGCGCAACCCGCGAAACGGGAACGTGCGGACTGCTCGGCGGGGCACCTGAAGAACCGGAACCAACGTTCGAACTGCTGCCCGTACTTCGGGGACGGAGGGTTCGCGGCATCTCACAGGGTGATTCAATTCCTGCCGTGTTCATCCCGCGACTTATCGAACTCTACCAACAAGACCGCTTTCCGTTCGACGAATTCGTCACCTTCTACGATTTTTCGGATATCAACCGCGCATTTGAGGACGTTGCAGACGGTCGCGTCATCAAACCGGTTCTTCGGATTGGCGACGTCTAA
- a CDS encoding translation initiation factor IF-2 subunit beta has product MDYEASLDRAMESVPDFRGSEDRLRVPDAQAQKDGAFTRLTNLNAIADALSRKPEHLHSAIQREFGTNGQIDENWARYNGSFSASDFEAAIESYMEEFVTCSECGLPDTRLTMEGRTQMLRCEACGAFRPVAKRTATSTTQNRAVLEEGKTYEVKITDTGRKGDGVAEKGKYTIFVPGAHEGDVVNIYIENISGTLAFARLA; this is encoded by the coding sequence ATGGACTACGAAGCCAGCTTAGATCGGGCCATGGAGTCTGTGCCCGACTTCCGGGGCAGCGAAGACCGACTTCGCGTGCCAGACGCGCAGGCGCAGAAAGACGGGGCGTTCACTCGTCTAACAAACCTGAACGCGATTGCAGACGCTCTTTCCCGCAAGCCAGAGCACCTCCACAGCGCCATCCAGCGCGAGTTCGGTACCAACGGCCAAATCGACGAGAACTGGGCACGTTACAACGGGTCCTTTTCGGCCTCTGACTTCGAGGCCGCCATCGAGAGCTACATGGAAGAGTTCGTCACCTGTTCTGAGTGTGGCCTCCCTGACACCCGTTTGACGATGGAAGGGCGCACCCAGATGCTCCGCTGTGAGGCCTGTGGTGCGTTCCGTCCGGTCGCAAAACGTACGGCAACCTCTACGACGCAGAACCGAGCAGTCCTCGAAGAGGGCAAAACGTACGAGGTCAAAATCACCGACACCGGCCGCAAGGGCGACGGCGTCGCTGAGAAGGGCAAGTACACCATCTTCGTTCCCGGCGCACATGAGGGTGACGTGGTGAACATCTACATCGAAAACATCTCCGGCACGCTGGCGTTCGCGCGGCTCGCCTAA
- a CDS encoding dihydroneopterin aldolase family protein — MEPTDAETACFEAGIKFGTLYHQFAGTPVSPGSADSLARAMEEAILNQPHCEDVTVDIRKDDLAAAIDHGYTELTGKFMDVEMRVAYEGVTVRTRMAMEGGYPMMRVVDVENEQ; from the coding sequence ATGGAACCGACCGACGCAGAGACCGCCTGTTTCGAGGCGGGCATCAAGTTCGGCACGCTATACCACCAGTTCGCGGGCACACCGGTAAGCCCCGGGAGCGCAGACAGCCTCGCACGCGCGATGGAGGAAGCCATCTTGAACCAACCACACTGCGAGGACGTGACGGTCGACATCCGCAAAGACGACCTCGCGGCGGCCATCGACCACGGCTACACCGAACTCACGGGCAAGTTCATGGACGTCGAAATGCGCGTCGCCTACGAAGGCGTCACCGTGCGCACGCGTATGGCGATGGAAGGCGGCTACCCGATGATGCGCGTCGTCGATGTCGAGAACGAACAGTAA
- a CDS encoding DUF5790 family protein has protein sequence MSQATLNDDELFGEAASEMRADVESHLQQAYESLPAADDVWDVEAENTLGVLNSLRSALNPGDAEEHLRNAKKWYTMGVRADAFEDADDLEEQIEDLTELIEEIEEAHEKVGGLTSTIPKLRKSLEEMGEEAEDVDEDEEEE, from the coding sequence ATGAGTCAAGCGACGCTCAACGACGACGAACTCTTCGGCGAAGCGGCAAGCGAAATGCGGGCCGACGTCGAGTCGCATCTCCAGCAAGCATACGAGTCGCTCCCCGCCGCAGACGACGTGTGGGACGTGGAAGCCGAGAACACCCTCGGCGTGCTCAACTCACTGCGCTCTGCGCTGAACCCCGGCGACGCAGAAGAACACCTGCGCAACGCCAAAAAGTGGTACACGATGGGCGTGCGCGCCGACGCCTTCGAGGACGCAGACGACTTAGAAGAACAGATCGAGGACCTCACCGAACTCATCGAGGAGATCGAAGAGGCCCACGAGAAGGTCGGCGGCCTCACCTCGACGATTCCAAAGCTCCGCAAATCGCTCGAGGAGATGGGCGAGGAAGCGGAAGACGTGGACGAAGACGAGGAAGAAGAGTAA
- a CDS encoding ABC transporter ATP-binding protein — MDVPADEDDPFEAQRERVENPMLRLFTQYGSSNKRSFAIGLFGSVVARVLDLLPPLILAVAIDAIFFQTASFSLLLIPEAWLPTTRTGQLWLSAGIIGAAFFGGAGFHWLRNWGWNDFAQNIQHAIRTDTYDKMQRLNMDFFADKQTGEMMSILSNDVNRLERFLNDGMNSAFRLSVMVVGIAVILFAMNWQLAVIALVPVPAIAFFTYKFVNIIQPKYADVRSSVGKVNSRLENNLGGIQVIKASNTESYESDRVDGVSMTYFDANWDAITTRIKFFPALRVLAGIGFVITFTVGGLWVLNGPPGPLSGTLSAGQFVAFIIYTQRFIWPMAQFGQIINMYQRARASSARIFGLMDEPARIEQAPDAIDLDVEDGSVAYEHVTFGYGDDRILEDVSVDVAGGETLALVGPTGAGKSTFLKLLLRMYDVDEGAITVDGTDIRDVTLSSLRNSIGYVSQDTFLFYGTVMENIAYGTFDADDEAIVEAAKAAEAHEFIMNLPDGYDTMVGERGVKLSGGQRQRIAIARAVLRDPDILILDEATSDVDTETEMLIQRSLDKLTADRTTFAIAHRLSTIKDADQIVVLEAGNIVERGTHDDLLTADGLYAHLWGVQAGEIDSLPQEFVERAARRQARTESTD, encoded by the coding sequence ATGGACGTCCCCGCAGACGAGGACGACCCCTTCGAAGCCCAGCGCGAACGAGTCGAGAACCCGATGTTGCGCCTGTTCACGCAGTACGGCAGTTCTAACAAACGCTCGTTCGCCATCGGCCTTTTCGGAAGTGTTGTCGCTCGTGTTTTAGACCTCTTGCCCCCGCTCATCCTCGCCGTCGCCATCGACGCTATCTTCTTCCAGACGGCGTCGTTTAGCCTCTTGCTCATCCCCGAGGCGTGGCTCCCGACCACCCGCACCGGCCAACTCTGGCTCTCTGCGGGCATCATCGGCGCGGCCTTTTTCGGCGGGGCTGGCTTCCACTGGCTCCGCAACTGGGGCTGGAACGACTTCGCCCAGAACATCCAGCACGCCATTCGCACCGACACCTACGACAAGATGCAGCGGCTGAACATGGACTTCTTCGCCGACAAACAGACCGGCGAGATGATGTCGATTCTCTCGAACGACGTCAACCGCTTAGAGCGATTCTTGAACGACGGGATGAACTCCGCGTTCCGGCTCTCGGTGATGGTCGTCGGCATCGCCGTCATCCTGTTTGCGATGAACTGGCAACTCGCCGTCATCGCGCTCGTGCCAGTTCCTGCAATCGCGTTTTTCACCTACAAGTTCGTCAATATCATCCAGCCGAAGTACGCCGACGTGCGCTCGTCGGTCGGCAAGGTGAACTCCCGACTCGAAAACAACCTTGGCGGTATCCAAGTCATCAAGGCGAGCAACACGGAATCCTACGAATCAGATCGCGTCGATGGCGTGTCGATGACCTACTTCGACGCCAACTGGGACGCCATCACGACGCGCATCAAGTTCTTCCCCGCCCTCCGCGTCCTCGCCGGAATCGGGTTCGTCATCACGTTCACCGTCGGCGGTCTGTGGGTGCTCAACGGGCCGCCCGGACCCCTCTCCGGCACCCTGAGCGCAGGCCAGTTCGTCGCGTTCATCATCTACACCCAGCGGTTCATCTGGCCGATGGCACAGTTCGGGCAAATCATCAACATGTACCAGCGCGCCCGCGCCTCGAGCGCCCGCATCTTCGGGCTGATGGATGAACCCGCGCGCATTGAGCAGGCACCCGACGCAATCGACCTCGACGTCGAAGACGGCAGCGTCGCCTACGAACACGTCACCTTCGGCTACGGAGACGACCGCATCTTAGAAGACGTGTCCGTAGACGTCGCGGGCGGCGAAACCCTCGCGCTCGTCGGCCCAACAGGGGCAGGCAAATCCACCTTCCTCAAACTGCTTCTCCGGATGTACGACGTGGACGAGGGGGCCATCACGGTGGACGGCACGGACATCCGCGACGTGACCCTCTCCAGTCTCCGCAACTCGATTGGCTACGTCAGTCAGGACACGTTCCTGTTTTACGGCACGGTCATGGAGAACATCGCCTACGGGACGTTCGACGCGGACGACGAGGCAATCGTCGAAGCCGCGAAAGCCGCAGAAGCCCACGAGTTCATCATGAACCTCCCCGACGGCTACGACACGATGGTGGGCGAACGCGGCGTGAAACTGTCTGGGGGCCAGCGCCAGCGCATCGCCATCGCCCGCGCCGTCCTCCGCGACCCGGACATCCTCATCTTAGACGAGGCGACCAGCGACGTGGACACCGAGACGGAGATGCTCATCCAGCGAAGCCTCGACAAACTCACCGCAGACCGGACGACGTTCGCCATCGCCCACCGCCTCTCAACCATCAAAGACGCAGACCAAATCGTGGTGCTCGAAGCCGGCAACATCGTCGAACGCGGCACCCACGACGACCTGCTCACCGCGGACGGGCTCTACGCCCACCTCTGGGGCGTCCAAGCCGGGGAAATCGACTCACTCCCCCAAGAATTCGTCGAACGCGCCGCCCGCAGACAGGCGCGAACTGAATCCACAGACTGA
- the azf gene encoding NAD-dependent glucose-6-phosphate dehydrogenase Azf yields MDDPVLLTGAAGRVGTAILGGIADTYEWRLLDREPPTGEVDHEYVVADITDEEAIREAVEGVGAIIHLAGDPRPEAPWDSVLQNNIDGTQTILDAAVDAGVEKFAFASSNHAVGAFETEERKPDIYRTHDEFRLDGTELPRPSNLYGVSKAAGETLGRYYHDHYDLDVVCVRIGNLTKDHPPIDYERGQAMWLSYRDCAHLFDRCIQADYDYEIVYGISDNDRKYYSIERAKEVLGYEPQDNSAHFDD; encoded by the coding sequence ATGGACGACCCGGTCTTACTCACGGGCGCTGCGGGCCGCGTCGGCACGGCCATCTTGGGCGGCATTGCCGACACGTACGAGTGGCGACTCCTCGACCGCGAACCCCCAACCGGCGAGGTCGACCACGAGTACGTCGTCGCCGACATCACGGATGAGGAAGCCATCCGCGAGGCGGTCGAGGGCGTCGGCGCAATCATCCACCTCGCGGGCGACCCCCGCCCCGAGGCCCCCTGGGACAGCGTCTTACAGAACAACATCGACGGCACACAGACAATTCTCGACGCGGCCGTGGACGCAGGCGTAGAGAAGTTCGCCTTCGCCTCCTCGAATCATGCGGTTGGTGCGTTCGAAACCGAGGAGCGAAAACCCGACATCTACCGCACCCACGACGAGTTCCGACTCGACGGGACGGAACTCCCCCGGCCGAGCAACCTTTACGGCGTCAGTAAAGCCGCTGGCGAAACCCTTGGCCGGTACTACCACGACCACTACGACTTAGACGTGGTGTGCGTGCGAATTGGCAACCTCACCAAAGACCACCCGCCAATCGACTACGAGCGCGGGCAGGCGATGTGGCTCTCGTATCGTGATTGTGCCCACCTGTTCGACCGCTGTATTCAGGCCGACTACGACTACGAAATCGTCTACGGCATCTCCGACAACGACCGAAAATACTACTCCATCGAGCGCGCGAAAGAAGTGCTCGGCTACGAGCCACAGGACAACTCCGCACACTTCGACGACTGA
- a CDS encoding DUF309 domain-containing protein, with product MDDSLKAGIAIYNAGEFHAAHDAWEDEWLELEPGSDDERLLHGLIQFTAAIHHATRENWEGMAGLVGSAHEYLTGLPETYRRVNVGVVRAYLAGLENSPESIDLEAPLVLTYDGTPCQLHHLDFPAAAIAASVLAEELGYDDEVVAQAVAYASEAVEKNETNQFITLVMDFAADATNRALVFERLSQHVARRNAKVRDVDGLFD from the coding sequence ATGGACGACAGCCTCAAAGCAGGCATCGCCATCTACAACGCGGGCGAGTTTCACGCCGCCCACGACGCGTGGGAGGACGAATGGCTCGAACTCGAACCCGGCAGTGACGACGAGCGCCTGCTCCACGGGCTGATTCAGTTCACCGCCGCCATCCACCACGCCACGCGTGAGAACTGGGAGGGAATGGCAGGGCTGGTCGGGAGCGCACACGAGTACCTCACAGGTCTCCCCGAAACCTACCGGCGCGTGAACGTCGGTGTGGTTCGCGCCTATCTTGCAGGTCTCGAAAACTCCCCAGAGAGCATCGACCTCGAAGCGCCGTTGGTACTAACCTACGACGGCACACCGTGCCAGCTCCATCACCTCGATTTCCCCGCGGCCGCCATCGCCGCGAGCGTGTTGGCCGAGGAGTTGGGTTATGATGACGAAGTCGTTGCACAAGCCGTCGCCTACGCGAGCGAAGCGGTCGAGAAAAACGAAACGAATCAGTTCATCACGCTGGTCATGGATTTCGCCGCAGACGCGACGAATCGTGCGCTCGTCTTCGAGCGACTCAGCCAGCACGTTGCCCGGCGAAACGCGAAGGTGCGCGACGTCGACGGCCTGTTCGACTGA
- a CDS encoding twin-arginine translocation signal domain-containing protein → MNRRKFLVAVAAGGVAGVAGCVSSTNPGTGGENTTDDPTTEQSPTLTNTSFTVLSKDCGSEVSEASVSHQPDQSQVQVSGIIFGPSACYTGTLESATYDGESDTLSVHVVTEQPDEDAMCAQCIQEIQYEASIGFENGLPETVVVTHTTNGEAHEVARASQSA, encoded by the coding sequence ATGAACCGTCGAAAATTCCTCGTGGCCGTCGCCGCGGGTGGCGTTGCTGGTGTCGCAGGCTGTGTGAGCTCGACGAATCCCGGGACTGGTGGCGAGAACACGACCGATGACCCGACGACGGAGCAGTCGCCCACGCTCACGAACACGTCGTTTACGGTGCTGTCGAAAGACTGTGGCAGCGAAGTGAGCGAGGCGTCCGTTTCCCACCAACCAGACCAGTCGCAGGTGCAGGTTTCGGGCATCATCTTCGGCCCGAGTGCCTGTTACACGGGGACCCTCGAATCGGCGACCTACGACGGCGAATCCGATACGCTCAGCGTTCACGTCGTCACCGAGCAACCGGACGAGGACGCGATGTGCGCCCAGTGCATCCAGGAGATTCAGTACGAAGCGTCGATTGGCTTTGAAAACGGCCTCCCCGAGACGGTGGTCGTGACCCACACCACGAACGGCGAAGCCCACGAAGTCGCCCGCGCCTCGCAGTCGGCGTAG
- a CDS encoding creatininase family protein codes for MYLAEETWTDADALDTTLALLPVGSTEQHGPHAPLGTDILTAEAVAAAGHDAYDGDLIVAPTIPVGIAEEHRHFTGTLWVSPDTFRQYVRETVQSLASHGWTRVVIVNGHGGNIDALAEVCQTITRHDDAFAVPFTWFTGNSEMGHGGPLETALLRHTNPDLVHEDRIEEARKGAADRWGDWTSHVNLAVDSAEFTENGVVGDPSAGDAERGEALLADAGTALSNLLAAVNERDVSRPTHR; via the coding sequence ATGTACCTCGCCGAGGAGACGTGGACGGACGCAGACGCCCTCGACACGACTCTCGCATTGCTTCCCGTTGGCAGCACCGAACAGCACGGGCCACACGCCCCGCTCGGGACGGACATCCTCACCGCAGAAGCCGTCGCCGCCGCCGGGCACGATGCCTACGACGGCGACCTCATCGTCGCGCCAACCATCCCCGTCGGCATCGCCGAAGAACACCGTCACTTCACGGGCACGCTCTGGGTTTCTCCGGACACCTTCCGCCAATACGTCCGCGAAACTGTCCAGAGCCTCGCCTCTCACGGCTGGACGCGCGTCGTCATCGTGAACGGCCACGGCGGGAACATCGACGCACTCGCCGAAGTCTGCCAGACCATCACCCGCCACGATGACGCCTTCGCCGTCCCCTTCACGTGGTTCACCGGAAACAGCGAGATGGGACACGGCGGACCGCTCGAAACCGCCTTGCTCCGCCACACGAACCCCGACCTCGTCCACGAAGACCGCATCGAAGAAGCTCGAAAGGGCGCGGCAGACCGGTGGGGTGACTGGACGAGTCACGTAAACCTCGCGGTGGATTCAGCGGAGTTTACGGAAAACGGTGTGGTCGGCGACCCGAGTGCAGGCGACGCAGAACGCGGCGAGGCGCTGCTCGCGGACGCCGGAACGGCGCTCTCGAATCTGTTAGCAGCAGTCAACGAGCGAGACGTGTCACGGCCCACCCACCGATAA